One Carya illinoinensis cultivar Pawnee chromosome 5, C.illinoinensisPawnee_v1, whole genome shotgun sequence genomic window, ACAAGAGGCAGTTTGACTCCGACCACTACTAGGACTCATGTCAGGACTTAGGAATTAGGTTCCGGTACTCCTCCCTGGGACACCCTTAGTTCAACGGATAGGTGGAGTTGACCAACAAAACCCTGTTGAGAATACTAAAGAAGAAACTCAATGACCGGAAGGGAGCGTGGGCGGAAGAACTCCCTATGGTTCTATAGGTGTATTAGTTTACAGTAAGGACACCGACAGGGGAAACCCCGTTCACCCTCGCATACGGCCACGAAGCCATTTTGCTAGTTGCAGTTGAAATTCCCACCTACAAGGTGCATCATTTCGAACAGCGCTCCAATGACCAACGGCTTGAGGAACAACTTGAACTGTTGGAATGGATCAGGGAAGAAGCAGAAGTGATGATAGCAGCTTACAAGAAAAGGGTAGAGTGTTGCTTCAACCAGAGGGTGTGCCCGAGATCGTTTAAGGTTGGGGACCTCGTGTTGAAGCAAACGAGGAGCATTACCCGAGATGAAGGAAAGTTAGGACTATAGTGGGAAGGCCCTTACGTAATCTTCACCAACAACTGCCCAGGCGTCTATTGGCTTTGAGACTCCTAACAAAACAAGCTACAACACCTGTGGAACATCGAGCACCTGCGAATGTTCTACCGATAAAGGCTTTGTGATTTGTAAATTTGTAGTTTTCTTTACTGACTGTTGCATGCACTATGTTAATAGAAAATATGAATGTTTTAGAAATTGGATGTGTAAGCGGTATCTCCACCAATGTGTAAATCTCCTCCGATGCAAATCTTTGTCGAGGCCTACCCTCGACAACTTACCTTCCCAATGATGTTAATGGTCGAGAGCAAATCCAGTCAATTATTGTCCGAATAGACTACCTCCTCGTGTGGGTCAACAGACAGGATTAACACCGGCTGTAGCCCGACTTTCCACACAGAGGAGAGCGGGCTCGACCCTCCAAATATCACCCCATCCCTGTCACGGTGAAAAGCGGATGACTCCTCAGCCCTCTGACACTTACCTTCCCTATAGGATACCAAATGGATGGGTGTAATGATTATGGCTGCTTGATCCTCCCCGTGGGTATCGACAACTTATCTTCCTCATGGGTGTCGACAGACAGGAGTGGGTTTAGTTAGGGACTGCTTGAACAGACTATCTCCCTATGAGGGTTAATAAGCGGGATTGTCCTTTGCTCCAGCTCGACCTCCCCCATGGAGGAGAGCGGGACAAGCCCCCGACTGCCCGAACAACTTACCCCACCCTGCCATGATGAAGAGTGGGCACAACATCAGCTTGGCCCTCACTTACCTTCCATGTGAAGACAATGGGTGAGAATGGGTTCAGTCGCAAACTGTTTGAACAAGCTACCTCACCGCGAGGGTCAATAGACGGGACTAGCCAAGGTGGCAGCCTGAGCTCCCCCACGGAGGAGAGCAGGTCTGGCTCCTCGACCCCCCAAACATTACCCTGTCTCGGTCATGGCGAAGAGCGGATGACTTTTCAGCCCTCTGATACTTACCTTCCCCGCGGGATGCTAAAGGGATGGGTGTAATGCCTATGGCTGCTTGATCCCTCTTGTAGCGAAGTGCGGGCCAGTCGTCAACTACCCGACAACTTATCTTCCTCGTGGGCATCGACAAGCGAGAGTGAGTCCAGTTAAGGACTACCTAAATAGAATACCTTCTTGCGAGGGTCAACAGGCGGGGCTGGCTATTGTGCCAGCCCTACCTCCCCCACGGAGGAGAGCAGGTCTGGTCTTATAGCCACCTGAACTTACCTCGTCACCGGCACGACGAAGAGTGGGTATAGCACTAGCCTAGCTCTCACTAACCTTTCCTATGATGTCAACGGGCGGGAGCGGGTTCTGTCACAAACTACCCAAAAAAACTACCACCCCGTGAGGGTCAACAGGTGGGACTAGCTACTGCGCTAACTCGACCTCCCCAAAggaggagagtgggtccagcccTGGGGCTGCTTAAATAACTTATCCTATTCCCGTCGCGGCAAAGGGCTAATTACCTCCCCTAGAAGGCCCAAAGGGGAGGGCGTGGTTTGAGGCACCCCTACCCTTCCCTAGGCGGAGTGCGGGACAGTCCCACGATTGCCTGACGCAACTCTAGAAAGGCCATGTCCTCCAATGGAATGCTCACAATTTCTACTGCTCTCCAGCGAACTAGCTAAGGTTTGCAAATCTCGGTGATTGTTTACATTAACCAGGTTGATTTCTGCAACGTACTCAAACAACCGCCAAGCTATCTGGGTAAGCCCAGCCTTTACTTGCTTTTCGGCCCCCTCTTGCCAAGCGCGAGAGTTAACAAGGCGAGTCCAAAGCATTTAGGCGAGCTCGGCCTTACCGCTCAGCCCCCTCTCGCCAAGCGTGAGGGTTAATGAGGCGACTTAGACTTAGCGTGCTGCTCGACCTCCTTAGAAGGATCAGAGCAATCTCAACCTTTACATGCCCCTTGGTCCCTCTCGATTGGCAGGGAAACCGACTAGGTGGGGTGACTTAAAGAGTTCCTAGCTCCCCCCACAGCGGGGAAGGTCGCCTACCCGCAAGGGAAAACAGGGTGTCAAACCCATTACTCTAGTAGCGCTGTCTTTTGCCTAGCATTCGACCTCTCTTCAAAACGAGCGAAGTATAAACATATGGTAACAAAGGAAagacaacaaaataaaagaacacgAGCAAAACTATAGAGAATGcatgttcattgatgaccaAAGTCTTTACAAATGGGGAGATTACAACATCTCTACAAGGAACCTTACACGAAAGAAAGAACAGACGCATACATATGAAAAGGAAAAGTATGGCTAACCCCAGAACACCACATTAAATAAGCATGGCTGGAGAAGCTATAAGGAGGAAAACTCCCCCTGTCCCAGGACATGGGTACCTGACCCCAGAAACCAGGTATAAAAATTACTCACATGCATTGGGATAAGGGTTAGGTTCTCTGAATTCTTTCTACTGGCTTAAGCACTCTTTTAAAGATATACTGACTTTAGCATCAGACACTTCCTGGCCACCACCTTGGCGGCCATCTCAAGGTGCTTTCTTTGTATTCGCAAGCCCAAGACCGAAGACCCATGATGCTAATATGATACATTGTGAAGTAGTCCAATATATACAGATCAAAGAGTCCTTGTTGGGGATGCCATAAAAATAGAAGGTTTAATCCATCCTTCTGTAACCAACTAACCTCCCAGATTAACAGCTTTTACTCGAAAGCATGGATTTACactgacttaaaaaaaaatacatcataccgaaaagaaaaactatcatGCTTAGTATTAGTAGTCTTGAATTGATCTCCATTTGTTATCTTGTTTTTCTTATGGTACTATTTAAGGATTAAAGAGTACGGATACATAGAAGAGTCAAAAGTCAAGGAACTTCATGAGTAGTTAGGAGTTAAATGTTTTCTTGGTGGatagtatatataattggtGCATGCAGGAATCGTTAGTCGTTATTGTGAGGTTTGAACTGATTTAAACCATGTAATTACAGATTAGTGAATTAGAGTGCTTTATTTTTTGACTTTGTAGATTAACTCAATTCTACTTTTGCTTTGACACACAATAggcatatatattcaaaattacttaaaatataccaTATAATAAATGTAGTTGGAAATGATAAGAAAATCTAAGATGGGACGTTACCACATTTCTCTCTGGTATATAAAATTGCTTTGTTTTGGACACTACAACGTTGTGCCATCAACTTACTTCTGGATATGGATATATGATACTCAAAATATTAGTGTCTTTATTGGTTAAAATGCGATTGAGTGCCAAATATAGTCCAATCCAATATACGAAAGTGAGAAAAAAACGTTTGATACAAACTGAAGAATAGCATTCTAACTTTCtcaaataaaaactcaattatAAAAAACATAAAGTATCTTCTATATTCTACCAAATAGGAGAAGAGTACAGTTATCCACATGCTTGTCaagacttggatgatagcttttCTTTTAAGAAGTTGATGACAAAGTTTGACTAGACAGCCAGACTTGACTTGAATTATCTTCACAATTTTTGATCACTCTCTCTGGCGATGATAGGGGAGGCCTAGAAGGTATTTGTAAGTGTTCAACTTCTCCTTCAAGCATTTGTAAGACTTTGTTCATAGAAGGACGATTACTAGGATTCATTTGTATACACCATAATGCGACAATGATCATTTTCTTAACAATCTCTTTCTCCTCTTCAGTGGCACATTCTATTTCAATATCTTTTCCATCATTGAATTGATCGTACACCCAGGTAGGAAAGTAAATCTGGCTTGAGTGTTCTACAAAAGCATTTAAGTTCTTTCTTTTGCCCACCATTTCCATCAACAACAttccaaaactataaatatcagcCTTGTATGAAATACCTCCAATGTTTTTGTAGAATAATTCAGGAGCCATGTATCCCAATGTCCCTCTTGCAGCAGTCAAATAAATAGTATTGTCTTCTATCGGATATAGTTTTGCTAAGCCAAAGTCAGAAACCTTAGGGATAAAATTCCCGTCAAGAAGGATGTTGTGAGGTTTGATATCGAAATGCAAAATTTGCATGTCACATCCTCGATGTAAATACTCAATCCCACGAGCCACTCCTAGAGCAATATTATATGTTCTCTCATTGTCTAGGAACATACTTTCCTCCGacgaaaaaatgtatttatttagaGATCCTTTGGGCATGAAGTCATATACAAGAGCACGCTTTGATCCATGAACGCAATAACCAATGAGTTGCACCACATTAACATGATGAATCCTTCCAATAGTTGCCACCTCATTGATAAAATCTTGCCCATTTGTTTTTGACTGGCCTAACATTTTTACTGCCACAAGATATCCACTTCGAAGTGTTCCTTTAAATACTGTGCCATATCCACCTTCACCCAACTTTTCTCTAAAACCTTtggtcattttcttaatttctgaGTAGGAGTAACTTATTGGCACGAGGTTATTTTGGCTTTGCAGAAATTCTTCAACAGCGTTGTATGCGGATAAGTGCCTCCTTCGCCATTTGTATATCAAAAATGCAATCACAAATGGAGTGCCTAACACAGTAAAAGCCACACGCCATTCTGGGAAGGAAATCACAAAAGTAATTATAAGAAAGGGATTCTATAGTTGCAGTACCAATACTCTACCTGTTGTCACCATTGTGTTATATTTAATCAGGAGATAAAGATTCTTACCGAGCAGTAGTCCAATTATTTCTGATATTACCACTGCAAAagttgttataaaaaatattaatctccattaaaatttagccaagaatttaagtaaaataattaaatgtgCAAACATGCATGCTTTAGTATGCATTTATCATTAGTGAGATCTAAAAAGAAGGTATAATATTAATCCAACAATTTAATCAGATCCATCAAGCGAGACACATCCAATTATACATCTCATATCTTTCTGAGATAGAAAACTCACGAGAGAATGTCGAATTTTCTATGACTGGCCCTATACCtggtttgacaaaaaaaaaaataaagtagaaaAAAGTCAATATGTCAGCATCTAAAATCAACAATTAATAATTAGGCCATAATTTGATATTGTGTCGAGTATTTACCAAGAATTAAGTTTCGTAATCTTAAAGATAAGTTCAGCATTAACCCTCGGAAGCTAAATAATGGTACCACTAATCGGAATCGGGCAATAGAGGAATGTACGTAGGTTGGAAAATAGGAAAAGATTAAAAGGATAAATTACAGTATGAACAATCATGCATATCAATTAAGCTCTAATACCATGTGAAATAATCACTTGTATATTTTAACAAGTTAAACTGATAAGAAGacgtaaatttaattatttatattcattaaaATGTTTAGTTTGACATTTAAGACATGTAGTCTTTATATTCGTCAATGGAGATGAAAATCTTGTCAGAGGCAAAGCTGATAGAAGAACTTtgagttttttcttcttcaatctttttctttcttggctAAAATTTGAATTCTTTCAATTATGGAGCTAAGAGGAATCAGTACTAGATAGGCCGGTAGAACACTTCTAAAAGACCAAAATGGTGACAAGTTATGTCCGATTTAAATGCATGATGAGTTATATACATTGGAAAATGTAGGGTGATTTGGCTTCTGTTTTGAGTGTACTCATTTTGGTGACAAAACAATGATTTATGTTTTGCTTGGCTAATCATAAATATGCACAACTTTGGCACGGGGGTAAAGATtgtctttgattatgttttagaTGTTGTTTTAGTATCTTGTCCTAATAtcttttgtatatattattaatattgtaatgAAATGCTCCTAAAAATACTACTCCTATATTTCTGGGAACTATCCGTTTCTATATTCTATAGCTGGCTTATGTttacacattaatatatattcgaTGCTTATTGAGTTGGTGGACTCATCCCTTTATCTCCACCAAATTTTTTAGTTGACTTTGATGATTGTGACATTCAGAGCAGATGCCACGTGATAGGATTATATGGattatataagagaaatatgAGATAAGTGTCAAGTGGCCTAAGTGGATTTCTCTAAGTTAAGATAAATTTTGCTAGTATTTAGTACGTTTTATTATACATAGAATAATTTTTGAGACATTTGATTTTAGAGGACTTTTtgtatttaagtttttattattatggacttCAAGTTAAAGGGTTCAGTACACCAGATGCAAGGGTGTGATAATCGACCTTTCAAagcttttgtttgtatttatttatgtttttagcgATTCTACTTCtggtattatattttattatcctCAATCACAATATTTGTTAATGTGACATGTTAGCTTGTGTGATTGGAGATATATAACACgtcaacaattatatatatatatatattataaatatataatactttatttatataagtaatGTTAGAAACTTAGATATAAGTCTGGACATGCAAGTCCAGGgtattccttttgaaaaaaaaaattgggcatGCCATGAGAAagttactttttaattaaagttGGGGCCaacttttttctaaattatataTTGCCGTTGAATTACACATTTTATACCTACAGATATCATTttctgtatattatatatatatatattgatatataatagatgtatgtatgtatgtatgtatctaTGCATGATCTGTTACAAGACCAAAGAGAAATAGATGAGAGAGACACATAATATTCTTACCGATCCAGTTTGCAATAGAAAAAGCTGGGAAAGCTGcagaaaagaaataaaggtAAGTGATCAGTTAATTTATATAGAAACTAAAAAGTGATTTAACGAAACTGTATAAACAGCTAGCTCTATGATCCATTTAtgttatcaataaatataaacaacTTTTGAGCATGCAATGAATGCCAAACCTTAATTTGTTGTGacggacatatatatatatataataggggcttggaaattagaaaaattttcagAGAATTAGCACGCGGACTTTGCAAAATCTTGACTTACAAAAAAGATCACTTTCGTAAAACTAGTCCTATATATGTAGACGTTTGTTcgtaaatttgaaaattgtcctttcattttgttcatttttttctgACATGTAAAAAAGGTTTAATCCAACAAGGTTATACCTACCAGCTTGTGTTACCAGTACGTACCATCTTATATATGGAGATAGAAAACTCACCTACATAAAACAGACCAACTTGTAAGTAAGCAGCGAAAGTATATCCTGCATGGTTTGACAAAAAATGGTATAATTAATATTAGAGTCTGGAATCTTCAATTAAAAATCATGTCATTATAATGCTAGCTCTTGATCAGAAGAACTCCGGCAAATAATTATAGAGccagggctttgctacatacagtcggcaaatgcagtcggctgtacggaatgaataaaaaaaaattataaaatttttttttttatattcaggagacttacatgaataaaaaaaagttataaaaataaattttttttttcatgtagattccgtattaattcacttttttatagccgactgcacgccgactgcatctgttgactgcaaaaagtatttctcatttatatatatgtaatatcatTAGAATTATTTATTAGTACTGATCACCCGGGAAATATCGTTTGCAATAATCGGCATCAACTCAAAAGAAAACTGACCGAcacattataatataaaatcactTTTGTAATTCTAGTCCTATGTAGACTAAGTAATCATCTTCGATTCAAAATCGGGTCATTAATTATAACATTAGCGTTTGGAATCTTCAATTAAATATCAGAAGAACTCCggcaaatataaaatattaattatcacGTATCCCTTTAAATATTTAGTACTATACAGTCAACATGTTGAAAATCAACATATCCatcatcactaaaaatattaaaattgataACACCAATAAATATATCACTATGAAAATCAACCCTAGAATGTTTCAAATGTTTCGTCCTAAAAAACGCAAGTCCTATATATAATTGTCGAAGATCACAATAACGGTGCTAATCAGAATTCAGTCAAGGAAGAAGTACTTCAATAATTGCcaaaccaatatatataatgaCTAGATATTTCTCATTAGAGTTCGGATCTCAAATTTATTACTCACCCTTATATGCGTAGCAATGAGCTTGATCATCATCACCGAGGTAGCAATCATGGTATGATCTGCAGCTTCCACAAAGTGTACTACCGTAGAACCATGAAAGCTCAAAACCATGTGAGAATACATTGCGGAGGTCAGTACATGAGGAAATATTAGGATATTCATTAATTTGTCCTGGCCACGATGTCAGAGACATTTGCTCTATCGTGCACGACTCCTCTACATCCATCGCACCAAACCAATTATACACTGCACTAATAATTGTAAGATATGTGTACCTTTTGGAATATTGAGACAAAGAGGAGTTAGAAGCAAACCCAGATCCATTATTAATATTAGAACAATTTTTAGGAATCGAGACGAAATGGAAAGAGGAATCCAGAACTATTGGCTTTTCACAGTTCACAATAACCACAACTTCTGATAGTTCTTCTCTCAATCTTTGTCTTGTCGAGTTCTTTTGTACATATGTTGAATATGAATATTCAACATAATCCCGAGTATACAAAAGaagatattttagaaaataacgATAGTTTAGAAAATGACGAGGAATGAAGGAGTAATTATCCTCCTGAATACCTGCGTCTACAATTCGGATGGTGTAGTTGTTGTAATTGATTTGGCTTACGTAATATTTACTACCATGTAAAGATAACAACGTATGGTTGTTCTCATCACATGAGAGCTCATACCTTGTGTCTCCGCACTTCGGTGAATCACCTTTTAGTCGAAACGGATAGCTGATATTGGGGATATTGCCACAAGAAGGAGCACAGTAATTATCATGAGTATCATTAAGACTTGAAGCTGGAGGAAGAAACTGGAGGAAGACCAGAACAGCTATAAGGAGGACATGAGTCCAGCAGGGAAGGCTGTCATTCCTCTTGTCATCAACAATTAACAGAGAGAGCCAGAGAGGGAgatcagagaaagagagaggattaCGGAGATCTAGAGATCGTGGTTTCCACAACTCTCTGTAGACAAACATTCAGGTACAGGAGTAAAGTAGTAAACATAAGCCCGCGCTCTAGTGAAGTTAGGAAGAAATAATTGCATGGGTTGACGGAGTCAATTGCGCGTACTGTGAATGACGATGCAAAATTATCGTTAACAGTACTGGTTTGTCGGCCAACTTGTTTGCTACGAAATTAGATTGACTGCGAGTGCGCATGCTCATCATGTTGCAGCCAATCACCTTTGTTGTGTGATTCACGATTCACgtgaagaaaatacaaaaataaatcagTCCATGTTAATGCATCGTTTTATACACGCAAGttgttttttctaattttttttttcacatttaatatatttaaaaaataaaaaatatattaatatatttaaaattacttttttaatcattaaataaaaaaaaaatttaaccagCTATCAATTGGAGCGGTATGTATTATGCGGCGTATTAGCttttttcttattcaaaaaTTGGATAAGAATCACACCATCACATTCTGATTACCCGCCTCTTGTCGTAAATatgaaaactttttaaaattttaatatttttttataactttgttcttaaatattgttcaaacacgaaatattttttatttttaaatttttcatttagttATTacccaaatataaaaattaatataatttggataaattttaaaataaaataatattaaaaaattatattcaaacaattttttaattttatttattcattttcagAAACTCTAATAtgatacttattttaaaaaatattttatttaatttttttatttaattttttaaaatttaataaaatattctcattcaAATTATGTCACTagctaatattaataaaatgttaaGATACTggaaacattcaaacatatctttaaaaattggGGTGGAGCTCTTTTGACGGACTCTCTCTGGACTTTTTGGCATGGAGAAGCATCCAAGAAATTTTTGCTTATGCGAGATGATGTCGATTGTTGAAGATGCTCCGTCATCTTcttaattttgagaaagagtactttatTGACGATAGATTATTCTGTCTCCATCATCTTCTTAATTTTAACAGTGTCGTACGATAAGAGCCTCCTCgccatttatatataaaactagtGGTGAAGGCACGTTCTGctggttgagaaaaaaatagtgttagtaattattttttactaatagAGAAAATGTGATTGAAATACATAACAATTTCATTCTATTTGTGTACTAAGTAAAAGATAGGTATATCAAAACAGATTATAGCTTGATATAAGTCTAATAAAAACAGCAacacataaaaatataagtTGTAGTTTTAATCTTAAGAGCAACatataatatacaaatattttgtaGGACCCTGAAAGTGACTGTAAAGCACTCTCATTGACTTGGTTAATtcaattttaatcaaatttatagTTAACAAGACACTTAAAATACCCCACATCAAATTAAACATGTCTATATAGATTTAGACATTTTCTACTGTAACTTATCAAATATGTGGATGTATAGTAACTTAGCCAAATGTACACTACGGTATTCATTTCTCACTCCTCTCACCAAATATATGTATGCATTCCAGAGTCATGTTGTTTCGTCTACTATATGGATGGAAATGATGTTGAATTTTTAGTTTGTTGCTTTTATTAGAAGTATTAGTCTGTATTACATTTTCATTCAGTTTAGTTAGTTTAGTTGGTTCCAGTTTAGTTAGTTTAGTTGTGAACCAAGTTAAGTtagtttttcaatttatttttaccgcCTATTCTGGCTTGTATATAAAGAGCATATATGTACTCTGCTTTCATAATAATACATTTTCACTTCTGAGTTCAACATTTATCATGGGATCAGAGAAAATTCTTCCGCTAATTCCTCTGCTTTGCCTGTGGATCCTTCCAATCCATATTATCTTCATCATGGAGATAGTCCAGGCACAATGCTTGTTACTCAACTCCTTACAGGCAATAACTATAACACATGGCGTCGTTCCATGCTCATGGCATTGACTGCCAAGAACAAAGTCTGCTTCATCGATGGATCTGCTCCATCTCCTCCAGACACTTCTCCCTTGTTTCAATCATGGACTCGATGCAACAATATGGTGCTTTCCTGGTTACTTAATTCTCTTTCTAAAGAGATCGCTGCTAGTGTCATTTACGTTGATTCTGCCAAGGAGATGTGGTCTGATCTTCACGAGAGGTTCTCTCAAGGCAATGGTCCTCGGATCTTTCAATTACAAAAGTCCATTGCATCTCTTACACAAGATGATCTTTTGTCAGTGCGTATTTTACTCACATGAAAGGACTTTGGGATGAACTGCTGAACTATCGTCCTCTACCTGTTTGTTCTTGTGGTGGTTTGCGATCCTTGATGGATATGCATCAACAAGACTATGTCATGCGTTTTCTGATGGGATTAAATGATTCCTATTCGCATGTTAGAGGTCAGATCCTTCTCATTGAGCCTCTGCCTCCTATTAACAAAGTTTTTTCTCTGGTTCTTCAAGAAGAACGACACCGTGATATTGGATCTGTTTTAGTTCCTAGCATACCATCTGCTGCTTTCTCTTCCACTACTAAATCTGCTCCTATGGCCAAACCTTCCACTCGCAGACCTATTTGCTCTCATTGTTCTATTCCTGGGCACACTATGGAGAAATGTTTTAAGTTGCATGGATATCCTCCTGGATATCGATCCAAAGGCAAATCCTCCAATTATGCATCCACATCCAATTCTCATCCTTCTGTCAATACTACTCATCATGTTGCCAATTCTACATTGACTCCCTCCATGCCTTTTACTCCACAACAATGTCAACAACTTCTGGCACTTCTTCATCCTGAATCCTCAGATTCTTCACCACCAACAACAAATCCGCTAACATCTCCACTTAATCAACTTTCTGGTAAGTCTTCTatatcttctattttttctctcaacaTAGCAAATCCTACTTCAAATCTT contains:
- the LOC122308850 gene encoding LEAF RUST 10 DISEASE-RESISTANCE LOCUS RECEPTOR-LIKE PROTEIN KINASE-like 2.1 isoform X1; this translates as MFVYRELWKPRSLDLRNPLSFSDLPLWLSLLIVDDKRNDSLPCWTHVLLIAVLVFLQFLPPASSLNDTHDNYCAPSCGNIPNISYPFRLKGDSPKCGDTRYELSCDENNHTLLSLHGSKYYVSQINYNNYTIRIVDAGIQEDNYSFIPRHFLNYRYFLKYLLLYTRDYVEYSYSTYVQKNSTRQRLREELSEVVVIVNCEKPIVLDSSFHFVSIPKNCSNINNGSGFASNSSLSQYSKRYTYLTIISAVYNWFGAMDVEESCTIEQMSLTSWPGQINEYPNISSCTDLRNVFSHGFELSWFYGSTLCGSCRSYHDCYLGDDDQAHCYAYKGYTFAAYLQVGLFYVAFPAFSIANWIGIGPVIENSTFSLVISEIIGLLLEWRVAFTVLGTPFVIAFLIYKWRRRHLSAYNAVEEFLQSQNNLVPISYSYSEIKKMTKGFREKLGEGGYGTVFKGTLRSGYLVAVKMLGQSKTNGQDFINEVATIGRIHHVNVVQLIGYCVHGSKRALVYDFMPKGSLNKYIFSSEESMFLDNERTYNIALGVARGIEYLHRGCDMQILHFDIKPHNILLDGNFIPKVSDFGLAKLYPIEDNTIYLTAARGTLGYMAPELFYKNIGGISYKADIYSFGMLLMEMVGKRKNLNAFVEHSSQIYFPTWVYDQFNDGKDIEIECATEEEKEIVKKMIIVALWCIQMNPSNRPSMNKVLQMLEGEVEHLQIPSRPPLSSPERVIKNCEDNSSQVWLSSQTLSSTS
- the LOC122308850 gene encoding LEAF RUST 10 DISEASE-RESISTANCE LOCUS RECEPTOR-LIKE PROTEIN KINASE-like 2.1 isoform X3, which encodes MFVYRELWKPRSLDLRNPLSFSDLPLWLSLLIVDDKRNDSLPCWTHVLLIAVLVFLQFLPPASSLNDTHDNYCAPSCGNIPNISYPFRLKGDSPKCGDTRYELSCDENNHTLLSLHGSKYYVSQINYNNYTIRIVDAGIQEDNYSFIPRHFLNYRYFLKYLLLYTRDYVEYSYSTYVQKNSTRQRLREELSEVVVIVNCEKPIVLDSSFHFVSIPKNCSNINNGSGFASNSSLSQYSKRYTYLTIISAVYNWFGAMDVEESCTIEQMSLTSWPGQINEYPNISSCTDLRNVFSHGFELSWFYGSTLCGSCRSYHDCYLGDDDQAHCYAYKAFPAFSIANWIGIGPVIENSTFSLVISEIIGLLLEWRVAFTVLGTPFVIAFLIYKWRRRHLSAYNAVEEFLQSQNNLVPISYSYSEIKKMTKGFREKLGEGGYGTVFKGTLRSGYLVAVKMLGQSKTNGQDFINEVATIGRIHHVNVVQLIGYCVHGSKRALVYDFMPKGSLNKYIFSSEESMFLDNERTYNIALGVARGIEYLHRGCDMQILHFDIKPHNILLDGNFIPKVSDFGLAKLYPIEDNTIYLTAARGTLGYMAPELFYKNIGGISYKADIYSFGMLLMEMVGKRKNLNAFVEHSSQIYFPTWVYDQFNDGKDIEIECATEEEKEIVKKMIIVALWCIQMNPSNRPSMNKVLQMLEGEVEHLQIPSRPPLSSPERVIKNCEDNSSQVWLSSQTLSSTS
- the LOC122308850 gene encoding LEAF RUST 10 DISEASE-RESISTANCE LOCUS RECEPTOR-LIKE PROTEIN KINASE-like 2.1 isoform X2, translating into MFVYRELWKPRSLDLRNPLSFSDLPLWLSLLIVDDKRNDSLPCWTHVLLIAVLVFLQFLPPASSLNDTHDNYCAPSCGNIPNISYPFRLKGDSPKCGDTRYELSCDENNHTLLSLHGSKYYVSQINYNNYTIRIVDAGIQEDNYSFIPRHFLNYRYFLKYLLLYTRDYVEYSYSTYVQKNSTRQRLREELSEVVVIVNCEKPIVLDSSFHFVSIPKNCSNINNGSGFASNSSLSQYSKRYTYLTIISAVYNWFGAMDVEESCTIEQMSLTSWPGQINEYPNISSCTDLRNVFSHGFELSWFYGSTLCGSCRSYHDCYLGDDDQAHCYAYKGYTFAAYLQVGLFYVAFPAFSIANWIVVISEIIGLLLEWRVAFTVLGTPFVIAFLIYKWRRRHLSAYNAVEEFLQSQNNLVPISYSYSEIKKMTKGFREKLGEGGYGTVFKGTLRSGYLVAVKMLGQSKTNGQDFINEVATIGRIHHVNVVQLIGYCVHGSKRALVYDFMPKGSLNKYIFSSEESMFLDNERTYNIALGVARGIEYLHRGCDMQILHFDIKPHNILLDGNFIPKVSDFGLAKLYPIEDNTIYLTAARGTLGYMAPELFYKNIGGISYKADIYSFGMLLMEMVGKRKNLNAFVEHSSQIYFPTWVYDQFNDGKDIEIECATEEEKEIVKKMIIVALWCIQMNPSNRPSMNKVLQMLEGEVEHLQIPSRPPLSSPERVIKNCEDNSSQVWLSSQTLSSTS
- the LOC122308850 gene encoding LEAF RUST 10 DISEASE-RESISTANCE LOCUS RECEPTOR-LIKE PROTEIN KINASE-like 2.1 isoform X4; translation: MFVYRELWKPRSLDLRNPLSFSDLPLWLSLLIVDDKRNDSLPCWTHVLLIAVLVFLQFLPPASSLNDTHDNYCAPSCGNIPNISYPFRLKGDSPKCGDTRYELSCDENNHTLLSLHGSKYYVSQINYNNYTIRIVDAGIQEDNYSFIPRHFLNYRYFLKYLLLYTRDYVEYSYSTYVQKNSTRQRLREELSEVVVIVNCEKPIVLDSSFHFVSIPKNCSNINNGSGFASNSSLSQYSKRYTYLTIISAVYNWFGAMDVEESCTIEQMSLTSWPGQINEYPNISSCTDLRNVFSHGFELSWFYGSTLCGSCRSYHDCYLGDDDQAHCYAYKAFPAFSIANWIVVISEIIGLLLEWRVAFTVLGTPFVIAFLIYKWRRRHLSAYNAVEEFLQSQNNLVPISYSYSEIKKMTKGFREKLGEGGYGTVFKGTLRSGYLVAVKMLGQSKTNGQDFINEVATIGRIHHVNVVQLIGYCVHGSKRALVYDFMPKGSLNKYIFSSEESMFLDNERTYNIALGVARGIEYLHRGCDMQILHFDIKPHNILLDGNFIPKVSDFGLAKLYPIEDNTIYLTAARGTLGYMAPELFYKNIGGISYKADIYSFGMLLMEMVGKRKNLNAFVEHSSQIYFPTWVYDQFNDGKDIEIECATEEEKEIVKKMIIVALWCIQMNPSNRPSMNKVLQMLEGEVEHLQIPSRPPLSSPERVIKNCEDNSSQVWLSSQTLSSTS